A window from Primulina eburnea isolate SZY01 chromosome 2, ASM2296580v1, whole genome shotgun sequence encodes these proteins:
- the LOC140823502 gene encoding serine/threonine-protein kinase PBL34-like has translation MGLGPGAINGNPMNEGTSKSKGRKQILNDDEQGDGGESRCWIKFSLFGSCLSTRSKVDSSVSGSSSQYAESESTNDTSRCQPVARAVSSSTNSNIESIPSTPKIDEELKIASQLRKFSYSELKLATRNFRPDNLLGEGGFGCVFKGWVNENGSTPVKAGTGLAVAVKTLNHNGLQGHKEWLAEVNYLGELIHSHLVKLIGYCIEDNQRLLVYEFMPRGSLENHLFKRSLPLPWSIRMKVALSAAKGLAFLHEEAEKPVIYRDFKTSNILLDADYNAKLSDFGLAKDAPEGDKTHVSTRVMGTYGYAAPEYVMTGHLTAKSDVYSFGVVLLELLSGRRSMDKTRPNGEHNLVEWARPYLGERRRFFRLIDPRLEGRFSIKGSQRAVQLAARCLSREAKVRPQMSEIVEALKPLPNLKDMACSSSYFQAIYAARDNVNINARNGVKLQPGSLKNALPTRSPSIQNRSNASPYNQFQSPNPKKS, from the exons ATGGGTCTAGGTCCTGGAGCTATCAATGGGAATCCTATGAATGAGGGCACGTCTAAATCAAAAGGAAGGAAACAAATACTTAATGATGATGAACAAGGTGATGGTGGGGAGAGTAGATGTTGGATTAAGTTCAGCTTATTTGGTAGCTGCTTGTCTACAAGATCCAAGGTTGATAGTTCTGTTAGTGGGTCTAGCTCACAATACG CTGAAAGTGAATCTACTAATGATACTAGTAGATGCCAACCAGTTGCTCGAGCTGTATCATCTTCAACAAACAGCAATATTGAAAGTATCCCATCAACTCCTAAAATAGACGAGGAGCTGAAAATAGCTTCTCAGCTTCGTAAGTTCAGTTATAGTGAATTGAAACTGGCCACAAGGAACTTTAGGCCTGATAATCTTCTTGGTGAGGGTGGTTTTGGCTGTGTTTTCAAGGGTTGGGTCAATGAAAATGGCAGCACACCAGTGAAAGCTGGGACAGGCCTTGCTGTTGCCGTGAAAACACTCAACCACAATGGACTTCAAGGCCACAAAGAGTGGCTG GCTGAAGTAAATTATCTCGGAGAGCTCATCCATTCGCATTTGGTTAAATTGATAGGCTACTGCATAGAAGACAATCAAAGACTCCTGGTCTATGAATTCATGCCTCGGGGAAGCTTGGAGAATCACTTGTTCAAGA GGTCTCTACCTCTTCCTTGGTCTATCAGAATGAAAGTTGCGCTAAGTGCGGCGAAGGGCCTTGCCTTTCTTCACGAAGAAGCTGAAAAACCTGTGATATATAGagattttaaaacttctaaTATCCTCCTAGATGCA GATTACAACGCAAAGCTTTCAGATTTTGGACTTGCGAAAGATGCTCCCGAGGGAGACAAGACACATGTATCTACTCGTGTGATGGGAACATATGGTTATGCTGCCCCTGAGTATGTGATGACCG GACATTTGACAGCAAAGAGTGACGTTTACAGTTTCGGGGTGGTTTTACTCGAATTGTTGTCTGGACGGAGATCCATGGACAAAACCAGGCCTAACGGAGAACATAACTTGGTTGAATGGGCAAGACCATATCTAGGGGAGAGGCGAAGATTCTTCAGACTAATTGATCCACGTCTTGAAGGTCGATTCTCAATAAAAGGTTCGCAACGAGCTGTTCAGTTGGCTGCTCGTTGCCTTAGTCGTGAGGCAAAAGTTAGACCTCAGATGAGCGAAATTGTTGAAGCCCTCAAACCACTGCCTAATTTGAAAGACATGGCATGCTCCTCTTCTTATTTCCAGGCCATTTATGCTGCTCGTGACAATGTCAACATAAATGCAAGAAATGGAGTTAAGTTGCAACCTGGTTCGCTCAAGAATGCACTGCCAACTCGAAGCCCTTCCATTCAAAATCGCTCTAATGCCTCTCCATATAACCAGTTCCAATCACCAAATCCTAAAAAATCATAA
- the LOC140823501 gene encoding protein IQ-DOMAIN 31-like isoform X1 yields MGKSPGKWIKTVLFGKKNSKSNLSKAAAKSPVENQAGKSAVITDPPPKLTDRNVEDMEIENGTSVAPCDATQYYGNQHSQSNLMVPVDDAEMRRQEHAATIAQAAFRGYMARRAFWALKGIIRLQALVRGHLVRRQAVSTFRCVRAIVKIQALVRGQRVRLSDTRPEKFKKYTFAMRQDSKQVDMGETTNTYIRKLLVTLPASMPLSLHYSQAEPNSACNWLERWSLCHFWEPPVRAKNPLNVKPQRNQGGSQIVETIAGKSKRSIRKVSTTVNGDADALASGEIDKSKRNSSKVTSHQTDPVREQPQSELERIKLNLRKVSASVAAASEKSEMEMKKPQTLQSMKTLLSSATLDVPEQKNMIPSENPTNPDVVADELSLVEAPSKTIVVDEPAALPHDDHPVVELHSSEDGGKIESPSTLNEESSFKEDQSGKSNQKIKKRRSLPVKPEYPENISQKTPSLPSYMAATESARAKLRAQGSTKFDEDGADYGYVRRHSLPASTNGKLSSMSPRIQKPVQANGKGGTKTNRSLTTSRDDKVLQPGWRR; encoded by the exons ATGGGTAAGTCTcctgggaaatggatcaagactGTGCTCTTCGGGAAGAAGAATTCGAAGTCTAATTTATCCAAG GCTGCTGCAAAGTCCCCTGTTGAGAATCAGGCTGGTAAATCTGCAGTCATTACTGATCCGCCCCCCAAGTTGACTGATAGAAATGTTGAAGATATGGAAATTGAGAATGGTACATCTGTTGCTCCTTGTGATGCCACCCAATATTATGGGAATCAACATTCACAAAGTAATTTAATGGTTCCAGTCGATGATGCTGAGATGAGGAGGCAAGAACATGCTGCCACAATAGCACAAGCAGCCTTTAGGGGATACATG GCTCGACGTGCATTTTGGGCTCTCAAGGGTATCATAAGACTGCAGGCTCTTGTCAGGGGACATCTGGTCAGGAGACAGGCAGTTTCTACTTTTCGTTGCGTGCGGGCAATTGTTAAGATCCAGGCTCTGGTTCGTGGACAAAGAGTTAGACTTTCCGACACCAGGCCTGAAAAGTTTAAAAAGTATACTTTTGCAATGCGTCAG GATTCTAAACAGGTGGACATGGGAGAAACAACAAATACATATATTCGTAAG CTTCTTGTCACGTTGCCGGCTTCTATGCCTTTAAGTTTGCATTACAGTCAAGCTGAACCAAATTCTGCCTGTAACTGGCTTGAACGTTGGTCATTATGTCACTTTTGGGAACCACCTGTGCGGGCGAAAAATCCTTTGAACGTTAAGCCTCAGAGAAATCAGGGAGGCTCACAAATTGTTGAGACCATAGCTGGAAAGTCAAAAAGAAGTATCAGAAAGGTTTCAACAACAGTTAATGGGGACGCTGATGCTTTAGCTTCTGGTGAAATTGACAAGTCCAAACGCAACTCTAGCAAAGTCACAAGTCATCAAACAGATCCTGTGCGAGAACAGCCCCAAAGTGAACTTGAGAGAATCAAGCTCAATTTGAGAAAGGTTTCTGCATCTGTAGCTGCAGCATCTGAAAAGTCAGAAATGGAAATGAAGAAGCCACAAACCCTGCAGAGTATGAAAACGTTGTTGTCTTCTGCTACTCTTGATGTTCCTGAGCAGAAAAACATGATACCTTCTGAAAACCCAACCAATCCAGATGTTGTAGCTGATGAACTGTCTTTAGTTGAAGCTCCTTCAAAGACAATAGTAGTTGATGAACCAGCAGCTTTGCCACATGATGATCATCCTGTTGTTGAGCTTCACTCATCGGAAGATGGTGGGAAGATAGAGAGTCCCTCGACTTTGAATGAGGAATCCAGCTTTAAGGAAGATCAGAGTGGcaaatcaaatcagaaaatCAAGAAAAGGAGATCCCTTCCAGTAAAGCCGGAGTATCCTGAAAACATATCACAGAAAACCCCAAGTCTGCCAAGTTACATGGCTGCCACTGAATCGGCGAGAGCAAAGCTTAGAGCTCAAGGATCTACTAAATTTGATGAAGACGGAGCTGATTATGGATATGTTCGCCGTCATTCTCTGCCAGCCTCAACCAATGGCAAATTGAGCTCAATGTCACCTCGGATACAAAAGCCAGTGCAAGCTAATGGAAAGGGAGGCACCAAAACTAACCGATCACTGACCACCTCTAGAGATG ACAAGGTTCTTCAGCCTGGGTGGAGGAGATGA
- the LOC140823501 gene encoding protein IQ-DOMAIN 31-like isoform X2: protein MGKSPGKWIKTVLFGKKNSKSNLSKAAAKSPVENQAGKSAVITDPPPKLTDRNVEDMEIENVDDAEMRRQEHAATIAQAAFRGYMARRAFWALKGIIRLQALVRGHLVRRQAVSTFRCVRAIVKIQALVRGQRVRLSDTRPEKFKKYTFAMRQDSKQVDMGETTNTYIRKLLVTLPASMPLSLHYSQAEPNSACNWLERWSLCHFWEPPVRAKNPLNVKPQRNQGGSQIVETIAGKSKRSIRKVSTTVNGDADALASGEIDKSKRNSSKVTSHQTDPVREQPQSELERIKLNLRKVSASVAAASEKSEMEMKKPQTLQSMKTLLSSATLDVPEQKNMIPSENPTNPDVVADELSLVEAPSKTIVVDEPAALPHDDHPVVELHSSEDGGKIESPSTLNEESSFKEDQSGKSNQKIKKRRSLPVKPEYPENISQKTPSLPSYMAATESARAKLRAQGSTKFDEDGADYGYVRRHSLPASTNGKLSSMSPRIQKPVQANGKGGTKTNRSLTTSRDDKVLQPGWRR, encoded by the exons ATGGGTAAGTCTcctgggaaatggatcaagactGTGCTCTTCGGGAAGAAGAATTCGAAGTCTAATTTATCCAAG GCTGCTGCAAAGTCCCCTGTTGAGAATCAGGCTGGTAAATCTGCAGTCATTACTGATCCGCCCCCCAAGTTGACTGATAGAAATGTTGAAGATATGGAAATTGAGAATG TCGATGATGCTGAGATGAGGAGGCAAGAACATGCTGCCACAATAGCACAAGCAGCCTTTAGGGGATACATG GCTCGACGTGCATTTTGGGCTCTCAAGGGTATCATAAGACTGCAGGCTCTTGTCAGGGGACATCTGGTCAGGAGACAGGCAGTTTCTACTTTTCGTTGCGTGCGGGCAATTGTTAAGATCCAGGCTCTGGTTCGTGGACAAAGAGTTAGACTTTCCGACACCAGGCCTGAAAAGTTTAAAAAGTATACTTTTGCAATGCGTCAG GATTCTAAACAGGTGGACATGGGAGAAACAACAAATACATATATTCGTAAG CTTCTTGTCACGTTGCCGGCTTCTATGCCTTTAAGTTTGCATTACAGTCAAGCTGAACCAAATTCTGCCTGTAACTGGCTTGAACGTTGGTCATTATGTCACTTTTGGGAACCACCTGTGCGGGCGAAAAATCCTTTGAACGTTAAGCCTCAGAGAAATCAGGGAGGCTCACAAATTGTTGAGACCATAGCTGGAAAGTCAAAAAGAAGTATCAGAAAGGTTTCAACAACAGTTAATGGGGACGCTGATGCTTTAGCTTCTGGTGAAATTGACAAGTCCAAACGCAACTCTAGCAAAGTCACAAGTCATCAAACAGATCCTGTGCGAGAACAGCCCCAAAGTGAACTTGAGAGAATCAAGCTCAATTTGAGAAAGGTTTCTGCATCTGTAGCTGCAGCATCTGAAAAGTCAGAAATGGAAATGAAGAAGCCACAAACCCTGCAGAGTATGAAAACGTTGTTGTCTTCTGCTACTCTTGATGTTCCTGAGCAGAAAAACATGATACCTTCTGAAAACCCAACCAATCCAGATGTTGTAGCTGATGAACTGTCTTTAGTTGAAGCTCCTTCAAAGACAATAGTAGTTGATGAACCAGCAGCTTTGCCACATGATGATCATCCTGTTGTTGAGCTTCACTCATCGGAAGATGGTGGGAAGATAGAGAGTCCCTCGACTTTGAATGAGGAATCCAGCTTTAAGGAAGATCAGAGTGGcaaatcaaatcagaaaatCAAGAAAAGGAGATCCCTTCCAGTAAAGCCGGAGTATCCTGAAAACATATCACAGAAAACCCCAAGTCTGCCAAGTTACATGGCTGCCACTGAATCGGCGAGAGCAAAGCTTAGAGCTCAAGGATCTACTAAATTTGATGAAGACGGAGCTGATTATGGATATGTTCGCCGTCATTCTCTGCCAGCCTCAACCAATGGCAAATTGAGCTCAATGTCACCTCGGATACAAAAGCCAGTGCAAGCTAATGGAAAGGGAGGCACCAAAACTAACCGATCACTGACCACCTCTAGAGATG ACAAGGTTCTTCAGCCTGGGTGGAGGAGATGA
- the LOC140823504 gene encoding ubiquitin-conjugating enzyme E2 2-like, protein MSTPARKRLMRDFKRLQQDPPAGISGAPYDNNIMLWNAVIFGPDDTPWDGGTFKLSLQFTEDYPNKPPTVRFVSRMFHPNIYADGSICLDILQNQWSPIYDVAAILTSIQSLLCDPNPNSPANSESARLFSENKREYNRKVREIVEQSWTAD, encoded by the exons ATGTCTACGCCAGCAAGGAAGCGGCTGATGAGGGATTTCAAGCGGCTACAGCAGGACCCTCCTGCTGGCATCAGTGGCGCACCTTATGATAACAATATCATGCTCTGGAATGCTGTTATATTCGG GCCGGATGACACTCCTTGGGATGGGG GTACGTTTAAGCTCTCACTTCAATTTACAGAAGACTACCCAAATAAGCCCCCAACAGTGCGATTTGTGTCTAGGATGTTCCATCCAAACA TTTATGCTGATGGAAGTATATGCTTGGATATCCTGCAAAATCAGTGGAGTCCAATATATGATGTAGCTGCTATTCTTACATCTATCCAG TCGCTGCTGTGTGATCCAAATCCGAACTCACCCGCAAATTCTGAATCTGCGCGGTTGTTTAGTGAAAACAAGCGTGAATATAACAGGAAGGTGCGTGAAATTGTTGAGCAGAGCTGGACAGCAGATTAG
- the LOC140823505 gene encoding V-type proton ATPase subunit d2: MYGFEALTFNIHGGYLEAIVRGYRSGLLTAADYNNLCQCETLDDIKMHLSATEYGPYLQNEPSPLHTTTIVEKCTLKLVDEYKHMLCQATEPLSTFLEYITYGHMIDNVVLIVTGTLHERDVHELLEKCHPLGMFDSIATLAVAQNMRELYRLVLVDTPLAPYFSECITSEDLDDMNIEIMRNTLYKAYLEDFNRFCQKLGGATSEIMSDLLAFEADRRAVNITINSIGTELTRDDRRKLYSNFGLLYPYGHEELAVCEDIDQVRAAMEKYPPYQSIFAKLSYGESQMLDKAFYEEEVKRLCLSFEQQFHYAVFFAYMRLKEQEIRNLMWISECVAQNQKSRVHDSVVFIF; this comes from the exons ATGTACGGATTCGAAGCACTGACCTTCAACATCCACGGCGGTTACCTGGAGGCGATTGTGCGAGGATATCGCTCGGGGCTTCTCACGGCGGCAGAttacaacaatttgtgccagtGCGAAACTCTAGACGACATTAAGATGCATCTGTCTGCCACAGAGTATGGACCATACCTCCAAAACG AGCCCTCTCCATTACATACGACAACAATTGTGGAAAAATGCACCCTGAAACTGGTTGATGAGTATAAGCACATGCTGTGCCAAGCCACAGAGCCTCTGTCAACTTTCTTGGAATATATCAC ATATGGTCACATGATTGACAATGTTGTCCTAATCGTCACTGGAACTTTGCACGAGAGGGATGTTCATGAATTGTTGGAGAAATGCCATCCTTTGGGAATGTTTGACAG CATTGCTACCCTGGCGGTTGCGCAGAATATGAGGGAGCTTTACAGATTGGTGCTTGTTGACACTCCCCTTGCACCTTACTTCTCTGAATGCATCACTTCAGAG GATTTGGATGATATGAACATTGAAATTATGAGGAATACACTTTACAAGGCATACCTTGAGGATTTCAACAGATTTTGCCAG AAACTTGGTGGTGCCACTTCAGAAATTATGTCTGACCTCCTGGCATTTGAGGCTGATAGAAGAGCAGTCAATATCACAATAAACAG CATCGGCACTGAGCTTACTCGAGATGATCGTAGGAAATTATATTCTAACTTCGGCTTGCT ATACCCTTATGGTCATGAGGAACTTGCTGTATGTGAAGACATTGATCAG GTTCGGGCTGCCATGGAAAAGTATCCTCCTTATCAATCCATATTCGCAAAGTTATCCTATGGAGAGAGCCAGATGCTCGACAAGGCCTTTTATGAAGAGGAAGTAAAACGACTCTGTTTATCATTTGAGCAGCAG TTCCACTACGCTGTATTTTTTGCATACATGAGACTGAAAGAACAAGAGATCAGGAACTTGATGTGGATATCTGAATGTGTTGCACAAAACCAGAAGTCCAGAGTGCATGACAGCGTCGTATTTATATTTTAG